The proteins below are encoded in one region of Sphingobacterium sp. R2:
- the ettA gene encoding energy-dependent translational throttle protein EttA, which yields MSDEKIIFSMAGVNKIYPPQKQVLKNIYLSFFYGAKIGVIGLNGSGKSSLLKIIAGLDKSYQGEVVFSPGYSVGYLAQEPQLDLEKTVLEVVQEGVAEITAILQEYEDINEKFGLPEVYENADEMDRLLTRQGELQDKIDATNAWEIDSKLERAMDALRCPEPDAKIVNLSGGERRRVALCRLLLQEPDVLLLDEPTNHLDAESIDWLEQHLKQYKGTVIAVTHDRYFLDNVAGWILELDRGEGIPWKGNYSSWLDQKAKRLAQEEKQETKRQKTLERELEWVRMAPKARHAKSKARLHNYEKLASEETKEREEKLELFIPPGPRLGNSVIEATNISKAYGDRILFENLSFMLPPAGIVGIIGPNGAGKTTLFRLITGQETPDTGSFKVGETVKLGYVDQMHHDLDPEKSVWENITGGSDNMMLGNRPVNSRAYVSKFNFNGADQQKKVGVLSGGERNRVHLAITLKEGSNVLLLDEPTNDIDVNTLRALEEGLENFGGCAVVISHDRWFLDRICTHILAFEGDSQVYFFEGNYTEYEENRKKRIGDVTPHRIKYKKLVK from the coding sequence ATGTCAGACGAGAAGATCATTTTTTCGATGGCGGGTGTCAACAAAATCTATCCGCCTCAAAAACAAGTGCTAAAAAATATCTATTTATCTTTTTTCTATGGTGCCAAGATTGGCGTGATTGGTTTGAACGGATCAGGTAAATCTTCCCTATTGAAAATAATTGCTGGATTGGATAAATCTTATCAGGGCGAGGTGGTGTTCTCCCCGGGCTATTCTGTGGGTTATTTGGCACAAGAGCCGCAATTGGATCTGGAAAAAACTGTGCTTGAAGTGGTACAGGAAGGTGTTGCTGAAATTACGGCAATATTGCAAGAATATGAAGATATCAATGAGAAATTTGGCCTACCAGAGGTGTATGAGAATGCGGATGAAATGGACAGGTTATTGACAAGACAAGGAGAACTTCAGGATAAAATTGATGCCACCAACGCTTGGGAAATTGATTCGAAATTGGAAAGAGCTATGGATGCCTTACGTTGCCCTGAACCCGATGCAAAGATTGTCAATTTGTCAGGTGGTGAACGTAGACGTGTAGCATTATGTCGTTTATTGTTGCAGGAACCGGATGTGCTGTTACTGGACGAGCCGACCAACCACTTGGATGCTGAATCAATTGATTGGTTAGAACAACACTTAAAACAATATAAAGGAACTGTTATTGCCGTTACCCACGACCGCTATTTCTTGGACAATGTTGCCGGATGGATACTTGAATTGGATCGTGGCGAAGGAATTCCTTGGAAAGGAAATTATTCTTCTTGGCTAGATCAAAAAGCAAAACGCCTGGCGCAGGAGGAAAAACAAGAAACCAAACGGCAAAAGACGCTCGAACGTGAGCTTGAATGGGTGCGTATGGCACCAAAAGCTCGTCATGCCAAATCAAAAGCTAGATTACATAACTATGAAAAATTAGCATCCGAAGAGACCAAAGAACGTGAAGAAAAATTGGAATTGTTTATTCCTCCAGGACCACGTCTGGGTAACTCGGTCATTGAGGCGACGAATATCTCTAAAGCATATGGTGATCGTATTTTATTTGAAAATTTAAGTTTTATGTTGCCGCCCGCAGGTATCGTTGGGATTATTGGACCAAATGGAGCCGGTAAAACTACCTTGTTCCGCCTCATTACAGGACAGGAAACGCCCGATACGGGTTCTTTCAAGGTGGGAGAAACAGTGAAATTGGGCTATGTGGACCAAATGCACCACGACCTCGACCCTGAAAAATCAGTTTGGGAAAATATTACAGGAGGCAGTGACAATATGATGTTGGGCAACCGCCCCGTGAACTCGAGAGCCTATGTTTCGAAATTTAATTTTAATGGTGCTGATCAGCAGAAGAAAGTAGGTGTGCTTTCTGGTGGGGAAAGGAATCGTGTACATTTGGCGATCACGTTAAAAGAAGGATCCAATGTACTCTTGCTTGATGAGCCAACAAATGATATCGATGTGAATACATTGCGGGCCTTAGAGGAAGGATTGGAGAACTTTGGCGGGTGTGCGGTAGTGATTTCACACGATAGATGGTTCCTGGATCGTATTTGTACTCATATTCTCGCTTTTGAAGGTGATTCACAGGTATATTTCTTTGAGGGTAATTATACCGAGTATGAAGAAAACCGGAAAAAACGTATCGGTGACGTGACACCACACCGCATTAAATACAAAAAACTGGTAAAGTAA
- a CDS encoding PAS domain S-box protein, with product MESGRLLAAIIDHAIDGIITIDNRGNVESINPAALELFGYQSEEVIGHNVSMLMPEPDRGNHDTYIHNYQTTGHKKIIGIGREVMGLKKSGETFPFRLAVSEVWLKDKNIFTGFIHDLTREKAAEDMLRQHAVELENKVSERTSDLISLVSELEKAKAEVSKSLEKEIELSQLKSRFVSMASHEFRTPLSSVQLSASLIEKYAERPDDKVNIIKHTNRIKGAVQLLTSILNDFLSLEKLETGIVVVNKQYINLVELAEEITEEMQLICKKNQHIVYQHTGEIGQFTLDSNLLKNALVNLISNAIKYSGEDTLIEFTTCIDEEGCLISVKDNGIGIPEEDQVHLFEPFFRAHNTGNIPGTGLGLNIVKRYIELMEGQMEFESEVHKGTSFRVSFR from the coding sequence ATGGAAAGCGGAAGGCTGTTAGCTGCTATAATTGATCATGCAATTGATGGCATTATTACCATAGACAACAGGGGGAATGTAGAAAGCATTAACCCTGCTGCTCTGGAACTGTTTGGTTATCAGTCAGAAGAGGTGATTGGACACAATGTCTCCATGCTGATGCCCGAGCCAGATCGCGGTAATCATGATACCTATATTCATAACTATCAGACTACCGGCCACAAAAAAATCATTGGTATTGGGCGCGAAGTGATGGGGCTTAAAAAGAGTGGCGAAACATTTCCATTCCGATTGGCTGTCAGTGAAGTCTGGTTGAAGGATAAAAATATCTTTACTGGATTTATTCATGACCTAACCCGTGAGAAAGCTGCGGAGGATATGCTTAGACAGCATGCAGTAGAACTTGAGAATAAAGTTAGCGAACGTACGAGTGATCTGATATCTTTAGTTTCCGAACTGGAAAAGGCCAAAGCAGAAGTTTCTAAATCGCTGGAGAAAGAAATTGAACTGAGTCAGCTAAAATCTCGTTTTGTGTCAATGGCTTCGCACGAGTTTCGAACTCCTTTGAGTTCCGTTCAACTGTCGGCTTCTCTGATCGAAAAATATGCCGAAAGACCGGATGATAAGGTTAATATCATTAAACATACGAATAGGATTAAAGGGGCCGTACAATTGCTGACCAGTATTCTGAATGATTTTCTTTCCCTTGAAAAGCTCGAAACTGGTATTGTTGTGGTAAATAAGCAATATATCAATTTGGTCGAATTGGCTGAGGAAATCACCGAGGAAATGCAGTTGATCTGTAAAAAAAATCAGCATATTGTATATCAGCATACCGGAGAAATAGGCCAATTTACCTTAGACTCTAATTTGTTGAAAAATGCTTTGGTCAACCTCATTTCCAATGCGATCAAATATTCAGGAGAGGATACATTAATTGAGTTTACAACTTGTATCGACGAAGAAGGCTGCTTAATATCAGTAAAGGACAACGGTATTGGAATACCCGAAGAGGATCAGGTTCATTTGTTTGAGCCATTTTTTCGAGCACATAACACAGGTAACATCCCCGGAACCGGATTGGGACTGAATATCGTAAAAAGGTATATAGAACTCATGGAAGGTCAGATGGAATTTGAGTCTGAAGTGCATAAGGGAACCTCATTCCGGGTGAGTTTTAGGTAA
- a CDS encoding response regulator → MRSKKTILIIEDNIDIREGTTEILELTGRYDVITAENGRIGVDLATKHIPDLILCDIMMPELDGYGVLFMLSKIESTAKIPFIFLTAKAERADMRKAMEMGADDYLTKPFDDVELMNAIDVRLKRHEQLAADIPQEGDFSLNAEEQVLLLQELIVNSRVKTVKKKQSIYEKDDSPTYVYYVKSGQVRSFKSYKDGRELSTGIFIAGNYFGYASILLNDNYEDYAEAVEPSEIVLIPKDSFLELLWKKPAIASKFIKLLSVDLREKEEQLLGFAYHSVRKRVANALLSVAEKSGIDMNAVNSCSIDVTRDGLASIAGTANETVSRMLSDFKEEKLISKEKGKIYINSIKNLRDVKQ, encoded by the coding sequence ATGAGAAGTAAAAAGACAATTCTAATTATCGAAGATAATATTGACATCCGGGAGGGCACTACGGAAATATTGGAGTTGACAGGTAGGTATGATGTCATTACGGCCGAAAATGGCCGTATTGGAGTTGACCTGGCGACGAAGCATATTCCTGATTTGATTCTCTGCGACATCATGATGCCCGAGCTGGATGGATATGGGGTGTTATTTATGCTAAGTAAAATTGAAAGTACAGCTAAAATCCCATTCATTTTTCTAACTGCAAAAGCGGAGCGTGCAGATATGCGTAAAGCGATGGAAATGGGGGCAGACGATTATTTGACGAAACCTTTTGATGATGTCGAATTGATGAACGCTATAGATGTGCGCCTCAAAAGACATGAACAGCTCGCGGCAGATATCCCTCAGGAGGGAGATTTTAGTTTGAACGCTGAAGAGCAAGTCCTGTTGCTGCAGGAGCTCATTGTTAATTCACGTGTAAAGACAGTAAAGAAAAAACAATCTATTTATGAAAAAGACGATTCGCCAACATATGTCTATTATGTGAAATCTGGTCAGGTGCGTAGCTTTAAGTCATATAAAGATGGAAGAGAGCTGTCTACAGGTATTTTTATTGCGGGGAATTACTTTGGTTATGCCTCTATCTTGTTGAATGATAATTACGAAGACTATGCTGAAGCGGTTGAACCAAGCGAAATTGTACTGATCCCCAAAGATAGTTTTTTGGAGTTGCTTTGGAAAAAACCAGCAATAGCCAGTAAGTTTATTAAGCTTCTTTCTGTCGATTTACGTGAAAAGGAAGAGCAATTACTCGGGTTTGCTTATCACTCTGTCCGTAAACGTGTCGCCAATGCGCTACTCAGTGTTGCTGAGAAAAGTGGTATCGATATGAATGCCGTCAATTCGTGTTCAATTGATGTGACAAGGGATGGTTTGGCATCAATCGCAGGCACTGCAAATGAAACAGTTTCCCGCATGCTTTCAGATTTTAAAGAAGAAAAATTGATATCGAAAGAGAAAGGTAAAATATATATCAATTCAATCAAGAACCTTCGGGATGTGAAACAGTAG
- a CDS encoding lactate dehydrogenase: MKVVVYNVRSFEKEFWALANAKQHDLTLISNGLNAETQNYARGKDAVVISVSDILDESMLLNLKELGINKIMTRSKDTTHIDLAKAGDLNIQIANAPFEDQSPKGLAEQTVRNLNLWGIEKCVGKACCCLDDCAKKLK, encoded by the coding sequence ATGAAAGTAGTAGTATATAATGTAAGATCATTTGAAAAAGAGTTTTGGGCACTGGCGAATGCCAAACAACATGATTTGACTTTGATTTCAAATGGATTAAATGCGGAAACACAGAACTACGCGCGTGGAAAGGATGCGGTAGTGATTTCCGTGAGCGATATTTTGGACGAGAGTATGCTACTTAATTTAAAAGAATTAGGGATCAATAAGATTATGACCAGAAGTAAGGATACTACTCATATTGATCTGGCAAAGGCTGGAGATCTGAATATACAGATTGCCAATGCCCCTTTTGAAGATCAGAGTCCCAAAGGATTGGCTGAGCAAACTGTTCGGAATCTTAACCTATGGGGGATAGAAAAATGTGTGGGAAAAGCCTGTTGTTGTTTAGACGACTGTGCTAAAAAACTAAAATAA
- the hemN gene encoding oxygen-independent coproporphyrinogen III oxidase translates to MTTTQVKMEELVRKYNVAAPRYTSYPTVPFWDNTTFSSEAWTAQVYQTFQQSKEKGISLYIHLPFCESLCTYCGCNTRITKNHRVEEPYIASLLKEWEMYVALFNGERPMLAEIHLGGGTPTFFHPDNLKMLIEGILKDADVAPNSSFSFEAHPANTTVTHLETLFDLGFRRLSLGIQDFDPLVQFVINRQQTLEEVELVMLNARKIGFDSINFDLIYGLPKQTQYTVEDTIQKAMQLSPDRISFYSYAHVPWIKPGQRHYTEADLPSGAAKLALYNLGKKMILAHGYEDVGMDHFAKKEDALFVAFQQERLHRNFMGYADRFSPLLIGIGVSSISDAWGAFAQNVKTVEEYHKLIEAGELPVVKGHLLNEEDLIVRRYILDMMCKGKVQLQEGEPLNRQIKEELSELVADGLVVITGDLIACTVVGRSFLRNICMAFDQRLLRSRTQNQLFSQAI, encoded by the coding sequence ATGACGACAACGCAGGTTAAAATGGAAGAATTGGTGCGGAAATATAACGTAGCGGCACCGCGCTATACAAGTTATCCGACTGTTCCTTTTTGGGATAACACAACATTTTCTAGCGAAGCTTGGACAGCCCAAGTGTACCAGACATTTCAGCAGTCAAAAGAAAAGGGGATTAGTTTATATATCCATCTTCCATTTTGTGAAAGCCTATGTACCTATTGCGGGTGTAATACCCGTATCACAAAAAATCATCGTGTTGAAGAGCCCTATATCGCATCGCTTTTGAAGGAATGGGAAATGTATGTCGCTCTATTTAATGGTGAAAGGCCAATGCTGGCAGAGATACATTTGGGAGGAGGGACACCGACATTTTTTCACCCGGATAATCTGAAGATGCTTATCGAAGGTATTCTCAAAGATGCAGATGTGGCCCCAAACAGTTCATTCTCCTTTGAAGCGCATCCTGCCAACACGACAGTCACTCATTTAGAAACTTTATTTGATTTGGGATTCCGCAGGCTAAGTTTGGGTATACAGGATTTTGATCCTCTTGTCCAGTTTGTGATTAACAGACAACAAACATTGGAAGAAGTGGAATTGGTTATGTTGAATGCTCGAAAAATTGGATTTGACTCCATTAACTTCGATTTGATCTATGGATTGCCTAAACAAACACAGTATACGGTGGAAGATACAATACAAAAAGCAATGCAGCTAAGCCCCGATCGAATTTCCTTTTATAGCTATGCGCATGTGCCATGGATAAAACCTGGGCAACGGCATTATACCGAAGCTGACTTGCCCAGTGGTGCTGCCAAATTAGCCCTCTATAATCTTGGGAAAAAAATGATTTTGGCACATGGTTATGAAGATGTCGGTATGGATCATTTTGCGAAAAAAGAAGACGCGTTATTTGTTGCCTTTCAACAGGAAAGGTTGCACCGTAATTTTATGGGCTATGCCGATCGGTTTAGTCCCTTGCTCATCGGTATTGGGGTTTCTTCGATCAGCGACGCCTGGGGTGCATTTGCTCAAAACGTAAAGACGGTTGAGGAATATCATAAGCTCATTGAAGCAGGCGAGTTGCCCGTTGTAAAGGGGCATTTACTCAATGAGGAGGACCTTATTGTAAGACGTTATATATTAGATATGATGTGCAAAGGTAAAGTGCAGTTGCAGGAGGGGGAGCCGTTAAACAGACAAATTAAAGAGGAATTATCCGAGCTCGTAGCAGACGGTTTGGTAGTGATAACGGGCGACCTTATAGCGTGTACTGTTGTCGGTCGATCTTTTTTAAGAAATATCTGCATGGCTTTCGACCAGCGATTATTGCGCTCAAGGACACAAAATCAATTATTTAGTCAAGCAATTTAG